The following proteins come from a genomic window of Paraburkholderia sprentiae WSM5005:
- a CDS encoding RNA-directed DNA polymerase — protein sequence MESSDEADYIVNPAFWLNGQALGFPVQFDLVLKHLRQDMRDDWYFDCLQYDDLFKHPAEAKRIIISLLQEWNGVYRGTRSVVRNIPKKGYGERYGLETDFFDRFVYQAICSFLIPYYDPLLGHRVLSYRYDPAPLDAKYLFKNKIDRWFTFEGVTLTFRRSGRHLLVTDLSNFFENVSRAQIVGALENAVPNLVATGPEKLQIRNAIATLDRLLTQWTFSRDHGLPQNRDASSFLSNILLSSVDREMTRRGYDYYRYVDDIRIIADSELHARRALQDLIRQLRTVGLNINANKTEILAPDVPSVKIAEYFPSQDSSTIAINQMWQSRSRRIVTRSVTYIFDILSRCIAAGDSQTRTFRFAVNRVGKIVESGLFDVGEALSINLLNTLSRSLSEHAVTTDQYCRLIATLDRAGRCLPALEAFLLEEDGAIHDWQNYNIWMLLAVRRHRSDQLVALADRKLREDVKSGEAAAIFIWLRCVEERALIERCVAEFSTLPYQNARYLLIASSVLDKEALRPLYGHVPTSLQETSRRAERHCNEDGLPFAVRESTDLLNLVDEVSGYD from the coding sequence ATGGAAAGCAGTGACGAGGCTGACTATATAGTCAATCCCGCTTTCTGGCTGAACGGCCAGGCGCTCGGATTTCCAGTGCAGTTTGACCTTGTGCTGAAGCATCTCCGCCAAGATATGCGGGACGACTGGTATTTCGATTGTCTGCAGTACGACGATCTCTTCAAGCATCCAGCCGAGGCGAAGCGGATCATTATCTCGCTCCTGCAGGAATGGAATGGCGTATATCGAGGCACTCGCAGCGTCGTCCGGAACATACCGAAGAAAGGATACGGGGAGCGTTACGGGCTGGAGACCGACTTCTTCGATCGCTTCGTCTATCAGGCGATTTGCAGCTTCCTAATCCCGTACTACGACCCTCTCCTCGGCCATCGAGTGCTGAGCTACCGGTACGACCCGGCACCGTTGGACGCGAAATACCTTTTCAAAAACAAGATCGACCGCTGGTTCACGTTTGAGGGCGTGACGCTGACCTTCCGCAGATCAGGACGCCATCTGCTGGTCACCGATCTGAGCAATTTCTTTGAGAACGTGTCACGCGCGCAAATCGTAGGCGCACTCGAGAACGCGGTCCCCAACCTCGTCGCGACCGGCCCCGAGAAACTGCAGATCCGTAACGCGATCGCCACTCTCGACCGACTACTCACCCAATGGACGTTCAGCCGGGACCACGGCCTCCCGCAGAACCGCGACGCCTCGTCTTTCTTGTCCAACATTCTGCTGTCGTCAGTGGACAGAGAGATGACGAGGAGGGGCTACGACTACTACCGCTACGTGGACGACATTCGTATCATCGCAGACTCCGAGCTCCACGCTCGACGCGCGCTGCAGGATCTAATCAGACAGCTGCGGACAGTTGGTCTCAACATCAACGCAAACAAAACTGAGATTCTCGCCCCGGATGTTCCCAGCGTCAAAATTGCGGAGTACTTCCCCTCACAAGACAGCTCCACGATCGCAATCAACCAGATGTGGCAGTCCCGCAGTCGCCGCATCGTGACTAGGTCGGTGACTTATATCTTCGACATTCTAAGCCGATGCATCGCAGCCGGAGACTCGCAGACGCGGACCTTCCGCTTCGCAGTGAACCGTGTGGGAAAGATCGTCGAATCCGGACTCTTCGACGTAGGCGAAGCACTGTCGATCAACCTGCTCAACACCCTGTCGCGCTCGCTGTCCGAGCACGCGGTCACAACCGACCAATACTGTCGGCTGATAGCCACCCTGGACCGCGCCGGTCGCTGCCTGCCAGCGTTAGAGGCGTTCCTGCTTGAAGAAGACGGGGCCATTCACGACTGGCAGAACTACAACATCTGGATGCTGCTCGCGGTGCGGAGGCACCGATCCGACCAGTTGGTGGCACTGGCCGACCGTAAGTTGCGTGAGGACGTGAAGTCCGGGGAGGCGGCGGCTATCTTTATCTGGCTCCGCTGCGTGGAAGAACGGGCTCTCATTGAGAGATGCGTTGCAGAGTTCAGCACCCTGCCTTACCAGAACGCCCGCTACCTCTTGATCGCCTCCTCGGTGCTTGACAAAGAGGCGTTGCGTCCCCTCTATGGCCATGTGCCGACCTCTCTGCAGGAAACTAGCCGTAGGGCCGAGCGTCACTGCAACGAGGACGGCCTGCCGTTCGCTGTACGCGAGAGCACGGATCTGCTGAACCTTGTCGACGAGGTCAGCGGCTATGATTGA
- a CDS encoding DNA polymerase, translating into MIDLAFRLMLFVKDFTGRGADSFYWFQDGQVQETDVASIVGFEGIVVCHDFWMIRDALFDKTKSLPGAIVDIDEFRISISGVPEDRLLREKRDVTTHLEQYGTEKEVCDAYQKMINKGAAFDVAIAAKAAMAMEAMYLHLCRQASTDSELERFFTVEVPAYRLLQLSMSAGISIDEAGLSEKRSQAEHDYFLMLKNYSAKHDMPLETPSRRAIEDKLLLEGFELDEVSVEYLLDFVPHDRDFGGDTKALLALDTARRVLGSLTLTTNSTRPVVDVFGSRTSRVQLRSPSLQNIPKRYRSIIRARAGAQLSYVDFDQFEVGIMAALSGDEELKRLYAAGDMYDLFANTHLGLVGNRKAAKQLFLSYAYGMSRKALVDAASSLGVDRQKAKEAFRLFQRYEEWKKSVWAEYQSTGRVATLFGNHYRRASGGPLTGKEQRSAVSQVVQGTASLIFKRALLAVASIGDVAVVLPMHDALLFEHTLAETPTRVVDAFGRTMTDVLNSRVAGKASISDFAEREQAIRPQEPEVRSVKMTY; encoded by the coding sequence ATGATTGACTTGGCCTTCAGGCTAATGCTCTTCGTGAAGGACTTCACCGGCAGGGGAGCTGATTCCTTCTACTGGTTCCAAGATGGCCAGGTCCAGGAAACCGACGTCGCAAGCATCGTGGGGTTCGAGGGAATCGTGGTATGTCACGACTTCTGGATGATTCGGGACGCGCTATTCGACAAGACGAAGAGTCTGCCCGGCGCGATCGTTGACATTGACGAATTCCGCATCTCTATCAGCGGTGTCCCCGAGGACCGGCTCCTCCGCGAGAAGCGCGACGTGACGACACACTTGGAGCAGTATGGGACGGAAAAGGAAGTCTGCGACGCTTATCAGAAGATGATCAACAAGGGCGCAGCATTCGATGTCGCCATCGCGGCCAAGGCCGCGATGGCGATGGAGGCGATGTATCTCCACCTCTGCAGGCAAGCATCTACCGACAGCGAGCTTGAGCGCTTTTTCACCGTCGAGGTGCCCGCATACCGTTTGCTGCAGCTTTCTATGTCAGCCGGAATCTCAATCGACGAAGCCGGACTCTCGGAAAAGCGGTCACAGGCAGAGCACGACTACTTCCTGATGCTCAAGAACTATTCCGCGAAGCACGACATGCCGCTCGAGACACCGAGCAGGCGCGCCATAGAGGACAAGCTGCTCTTGGAAGGCTTTGAACTTGACGAGGTCTCGGTCGAATACCTTCTCGACTTCGTGCCACACGATCGCGACTTCGGCGGGGACACCAAGGCACTCCTCGCCCTCGACACGGCGCGGCGCGTACTCGGCTCTCTGACGTTGACCACCAACAGCACTCGACCGGTCGTGGATGTGTTCGGCTCGCGCACGTCGCGCGTCCAACTGCGCAGTCCCAGCCTCCAGAATATTCCGAAACGATACCGCTCTATCATCCGCGCGCGCGCTGGTGCCCAACTTAGCTACGTCGACTTTGATCAGTTCGAGGTCGGCATAATGGCGGCCCTCTCCGGCGACGAGGAGCTTAAGCGTCTGTACGCTGCAGGCGATATGTACGATCTCTTTGCGAACACGCATTTGGGTCTCGTCGGCAACCGGAAAGCCGCCAAACAACTCTTCCTTTCCTACGCGTACGGAATGAGTAGGAAGGCTCTAGTCGACGCGGCCTCCTCGCTCGGAGTGGATCGACAGAAGGCGAAGGAGGCATTCCGGTTATTTCAGCGCTACGAGGAATGGAAAAAGTCCGTATGGGCCGAGTATCAGAGCACCGGTCGCGTAGCCACACTCTTCGGCAACCACTACCGACGGGCCAGCGGGGGGCCGCTCACGGGCAAAGAACAGCGTTCGGCTGTCAGCCAAGTAGTCCAAGGAACGGCGTCCTTGATATTCAAGCGGGCGCTGTTGGCGGTCGCTTCCATCGGCGACGTGGCGGTGGTCTTGCCCATGCACGACGCGCTGTTGTTCGAACACACTCTTGCAGAAACGCCGACCAGGGTCGTCGACGCCTTCGGGCGAACCATGACCGATGTGCTCAACTCACGGGTCGCCGGGAAGGCGTCAATCAGCGACTTTGCTGAACGTGAGCAAGCCATTCGGCCTCAGGAACCTGAAGTCCGAAGCGTTAAGATGACTTACTAG
- a CDS encoding PRTRC system ParB family protein: MQQLTAPLKRIKLGRNPRTYFDPKAMAELTESIRAHGVDTPIIVRPVAEDDFDYEVIAGGRRYRGALDARGDDYPMPIVVKDVDEVEARRIALTENIQRDNLSPSEEAVDAAELLGLHGGDRDVTAKILGWSRSTLDSRLALLNCSKSVLDALSERKINIAHAELLAALSKENQDKVLPVVVSEKRTVADVKKLVEQASCALASAIFDKTECAACPHNSSTQAQMFGEAIGTGNCTNRSCFIAKTEKQLEVTAAGLRDEFQTVRIVRAGDNNTRVQLAVDGPKGVGLEQAKACHACANYGAAVSGLPDSVGKAYRGQCFDTVCNMKKVAARIQAEKAATQPEKADGAKSAPAAKSASGAGSKSASAPASTTPPITVITESEKVKAYRVKLWRKALRADIGMNHELARQYLIAVVLSGHARQVDDAAFRKFFERIVGNEAPVSNLPKAIEAVQVAKESSQADLMIAMLFAAIEGLDVTHLTQLCKSHKLDLKKHWKLDKEFLELITKSEMMVLADEIGIRAALGDSFRKVFAKSKPEVIEALLKVEGFDYEGKLPKVLKF, translated from the coding sequence ATGCAACAACTTACTGCACCCCTGAAGCGCATCAAGCTCGGTCGTAACCCGCGCACGTACTTCGATCCGAAGGCGATGGCGGAACTGACCGAGTCGATCCGCGCGCATGGCGTCGACACGCCGATTATTGTCCGTCCCGTAGCCGAAGACGATTTCGACTACGAGGTGATCGCCGGCGGCCGTCGCTACCGCGGCGCACTGGATGCTCGCGGTGACGACTACCCGATGCCCATCGTTGTAAAGGACGTCGATGAAGTCGAAGCGCGCCGCATTGCGCTCACCGAAAACATCCAGCGGGACAACCTCTCGCCTTCTGAAGAAGCTGTCGATGCCGCAGAGCTGCTCGGTCTGCACGGCGGCGATCGCGACGTGACCGCAAAGATTCTTGGCTGGTCGCGCTCGACACTGGACAGCCGTCTTGCGCTGCTGAACTGCTCGAAGTCGGTGCTCGACGCACTCAGCGAGCGGAAAATCAACATCGCTCATGCGGAGCTGCTGGCGGCGCTGTCCAAGGAAAACCAGGACAAGGTACTGCCTGTCGTGGTCTCGGAAAAGCGCACGGTCGCCGACGTGAAGAAGCTGGTCGAGCAGGCGTCCTGTGCGCTCGCTTCGGCCATCTTCGACAAAACGGAGTGTGCCGCCTGTCCGCACAATTCGTCGACGCAGGCGCAGATGTTTGGCGAAGCGATCGGAACCGGCAACTGTACGAACCGGAGCTGCTTCATCGCAAAAACGGAGAAGCAGCTTGAGGTGACGGCCGCAGGCCTGCGCGATGAGTTCCAGACCGTGCGCATCGTGCGGGCTGGCGACAACAACACGCGCGTGCAGCTTGCTGTTGACGGGCCGAAAGGCGTCGGGCTTGAACAGGCGAAAGCCTGCCATGCCTGCGCGAACTACGGCGCGGCCGTGAGCGGCCTGCCGGATTCGGTCGGCAAGGCCTATCGCGGCCAGTGCTTCGACACCGTCTGCAACATGAAGAAGGTGGCGGCTCGCATCCAGGCGGAAAAGGCTGCGACGCAGCCCGAGAAAGCCGACGGAGCGAAGTCCGCACCGGCGGCCAAAAGCGCTAGCGGCGCGGGCAGCAAGTCAGCCAGCGCTCCGGCATCGACGACCCCCCCGATCACGGTCATTACCGAGTCCGAGAAGGTGAAGGCCTATCGCGTGAAGCTGTGGCGCAAGGCCTTGCGGGCCGATATCGGCATGAATCATGAACTGGCTCGCCAGTACCTCATTGCTGTTGTGCTGAGCGGCCATGCACGTCAGGTCGACGACGCCGCGTTCCGCAAGTTCTTCGAGCGGATCGTTGGCAACGAGGCGCCAGTGTCCAATCTGCCCAAGGCCATCGAGGCCGTGCAGGTAGCGAAGGAAAGCTCGCAGGCCGATCTGATGATTGCAATGCTGTTCGCCGCAATCGAAGGTCTGGATGTGACGCATCTCACGCAACTGTGCAAGTCGCATAAGCTGGACCTCAAGAAGCACTGGAAGCTCGACAAGGAGTTTCTGGAGCTGATCACGAAGTCCGAGATGATGGTGCTGGCCGACGAAATCGGCATTCGCGCCGCGCTTGGCGACAGCTTCAGGAAGGTCTTCGCGAAATCGAAGCCGGAGGTCATCGAGGCGCTGCTCAAGGTCGAAGGATTCGACTACGAGGGCAAGCTGCCGAAGGTGCTGAAGTTCTGA
- a CDS encoding PRTRC system protein E, producing MFQQLEALVQASGKLQLTLKMDNDRMAVVVVPQGEGKDAALRQPLVLTGTAAELDEGFAAAISSYSTAHASLSEQVAATTAILQEAEKNQASKAQKSLAKGGRAVPAKAGPSATSSGDEGEGEDDNDDDYTSPSASAAPAASASPASSGTSSGTDLLSLLA from the coding sequence ATGTTCCAACAACTGGAAGCGCTGGTGCAAGCCAGCGGCAAGCTGCAACTGACGTTGAAGATGGACAATGACCGCATGGCGGTGGTCGTCGTGCCGCAAGGCGAGGGCAAGGACGCCGCGCTGCGGCAGCCGCTGGTCCTCACCGGTACGGCGGCGGAGCTCGATGAGGGCTTTGCCGCGGCAATCAGTTCGTACTCGACGGCTCATGCGTCGCTGTCCGAACAGGTGGCGGCAACTACCGCGATCCTGCAGGAAGCGGAGAAAAACCAGGCTTCGAAGGCGCAGAAGTCGCTCGCGAAAGGCGGCAGGGCGGTACCGGCTAAAGCCGGTCCGTCAGCCACCAGCAGCGGCGATGAGGGGGAGGGCGAAGACGACAACGATGATGACTACACGTCACCCTCTGCGTCGGCCGCGCCCGCTGCGTCGGCGTCGCCCGCCAGTTCCGGGACGTCGTCCGGTACTGACCTTCTTTCCCTGCTCGCCTGA
- a CDS encoding PRTRC system protein C → MSIAIARLVREFVYNGVNFVDPGPTFSPEEVRDLYSAQYPELTTAAIEGPVYEGETARYTFMRAAGAKGSDA, encoded by the coding sequence ATGTCCATTGCCATTGCCCGTCTGGTGCGCGAGTTCGTCTACAACGGCGTGAACTTCGTCGACCCCGGTCCGACCTTTTCTCCCGAGGAGGTGCGCGACCTGTATTCCGCCCAGTACCCCGAACTGACCACGGCCGCAATCGAGGGTCCGGTCTATGAAGGCGAAACCGCCCGCTACACGTTCATGCGTGCAGCAGGCGCAAAGGGCAGCGATGCGTAA
- a CDS encoding PRTRC system protein F, whose amino-acid sequence MFFDPRPADAGVTVDGLGWQSPRHAVARRRPAHDFLTLPDVSRAVAARASMKWPADRKLAKLVDEHFKSGPLRAADVKAFSGSGDAMAQALFAWIRRQCGAMKRLCFRPYLLDTNGVQDQIMYQTDASGFEPDSPLYLGIETPEDHVYVIGERATPLGKAHPRLLATALVLINRAAFRTLLMRTPDDFLSMFAQWNWDGDPWCDDEDAIDHLKDRFGDDPEEFQHYLPSVVREELCPSSMEIGRYSTKHHAWRPYPALGIEALRRLVWTQSGRVRALCAELERLTVLLSRAGRRALFDWSFRPEVIYAATSIAACDDVYTGDILDTHYEYFNSGGDGSLFHGFIALAQSPDDIRRQYADLSLGFSILRQVDRVVALITRDDSGA is encoded by the coding sequence ATGTTCTTCGATCCTCGGCCAGCTGATGCGGGCGTCACTGTCGACGGCCTCGGCTGGCAATCGCCGCGGCATGCCGTTGCCCGACGTCGACCTGCCCATGATTTTCTGACGCTTCCCGACGTATCGCGTGCCGTTGCGGCGCGTGCGTCGATGAAGTGGCCAGCCGATCGTAAGCTCGCGAAGCTGGTCGACGAGCACTTCAAGTCGGGCCCGCTCAGGGCCGCAGACGTGAAGGCCTTTTCGGGATCTGGCGACGCAATGGCTCAGGCGTTGTTTGCGTGGATACGCCGCCAGTGTGGCGCGATGAAGCGGCTCTGCTTCCGGCCGTATCTCCTGGATACCAATGGCGTCCAGGACCAGATCATGTATCAGACGGATGCATCCGGTTTCGAACCCGACTCGCCGTTGTATCTGGGTATCGAGACGCCTGAGGATCACGTGTACGTGATCGGGGAGCGCGCCACTCCGCTTGGTAAGGCGCACCCGCGGCTGCTGGCTACGGCGCTGGTCCTGATCAACCGCGCAGCGTTCCGCACGCTCCTCATGCGTACGCCCGATGACTTCCTGTCCATGTTCGCCCAGTGGAACTGGGACGGAGATCCGTGGTGTGACGACGAAGATGCAATCGACCACCTGAAGGACAGGTTTGGCGATGACCCTGAGGAGTTCCAGCATTACCTCCCCTCGGTGGTTCGCGAAGAGCTTTGCCCGTCCAGCATGGAGATCGGTCGCTACAGCACGAAACATCATGCGTGGCGGCCATATCCCGCGCTTGGCATCGAAGCGCTGCGGCGTCTTGTCTGGACACAGAGCGGCCGGGTCCGGGCGCTTTGCGCGGAGCTGGAACGTCTGACGGTGCTGCTCAGCCGTGCCGGCCGTCGCGCACTGTTCGACTGGTCTTTCCGGCCGGAGGTGATTTACGCGGCCACGTCGATCGCAGCGTGCGACGACGTGTACACCGGCGACATCCTCGACACCCACTACGAGTACTTCAACAGCGGCGGCGATGGATCCCTGTTTCACGGATTCATTGCACTTGCCCAGTCGCCCGATGACATCCGCAGGCAGTACGCGGATCTGTCGTTGGGCTTTTCCATTCTTCGACAGGTCGACCGCGTGGTGGCTTTGATCACACGCGACGACTCAGGAGCCTAA
- a CDS encoding PRTRC system protein B, whose product MNNLILSTGHAKELVMSGAILLYSYARETASPVFATAHQVSVSGKRPVIDAGRPVDRDALFTALDSLSERCAAKAEFLPETVLAIDRTAVTWWCRPTTRRVFFDCPQLGNVTAVVPHPGLIFQARNSGFYVYAVDGAARPTPDTPLFEPPYFNTWDHGSICIGSARVPDRIDIASIDGWESGFFESAFTHPNAGGKRVNHPRGEFAFWKEMLAGKYGEQFPLQCLVPMNRTLGDLIARGPKG is encoded by the coding sequence ATGAACAATCTGATCCTTTCGACAGGACATGCCAAAGAGCTGGTGATGAGTGGAGCAATCCTGCTCTATTCGTACGCGCGCGAGACCGCTAGCCCGGTATTCGCCACGGCGCACCAGGTATCGGTGTCCGGCAAACGTCCGGTCATCGATGCCGGTCGACCGGTGGACCGCGACGCTCTGTTCACGGCGCTCGACTCGCTTTCTGAACGCTGCGCGGCGAAAGCCGAGTTTCTGCCGGAGACGGTGCTGGCGATTGACCGGACCGCTGTGACGTGGTGGTGCCGACCGACAACGCGACGGGTGTTTTTCGACTGCCCCCAGCTTGGCAACGTCACCGCGGTGGTGCCACATCCGGGTCTGATCTTCCAGGCCCGCAATAGCGGCTTCTACGTGTATGCGGTGGACGGCGCTGCACGACCAACACCTGACACACCACTGTTCGAGCCGCCGTACTTCAACACATGGGATCACGGTTCCATCTGTATCGGCTCCGCACGTGTTCCCGACCGCATCGACATCGCGTCGATTGACGGCTGGGAAAGCGGCTTTTTCGAATCCGCGTTCACCCATCCCAATGCGGGCGGAAAACGCGTCAATCACCCACGAGGCGAATTTGCGTTCTGGAAGGAAATGCTGGCCGGCAAATACGGCGAGCAGTTCCCCCTGCAATGTCTCGTGCCCATGAACCGGACGCTCGGCGATCTCATCGCGCGGGGCCCCAAAGGTTAG
- a CDS encoding PRTRC system protein A, whose amino-acid sequence MNIHDLTLQRSFPTVMVPRNETVAEMDAPGERLLVAENGVFLEIRRPWLSLVRQIAGFTVRTAIPYGRVTPSTRLLCNTIPADLGGVFAGMAREVHPLETGAWIVWSPSTRAFRLAPVGIVTHTGGSLKYQPPALAGDEVLVMDCHSHGRHPAYFSSTDNDDDRHDVKMALVIGNCDRATPSIAVRLCAKGIFEETERAPASWYQAARVSEAV is encoded by the coding sequence ATGAACATTCATGATTTGACATTGCAACGGTCGTTTCCGACCGTCATGGTCCCCCGAAACGAAACGGTCGCAGAGATGGACGCGCCGGGTGAGCGGTTGCTGGTCGCCGAAAACGGCGTGTTCCTCGAGATCCGGCGGCCCTGGCTTTCGCTGGTGCGCCAGATCGCCGGGTTCACTGTTCGCACGGCGATACCGTATGGACGGGTCACGCCGTCGACGCGGCTGCTGTGCAACACCATTCCGGCAGACCTGGGGGGTGTGTTCGCTGGGATGGCCCGCGAGGTGCATCCCCTGGAGACAGGGGCGTGGATTGTGTGGAGTCCATCGACGCGCGCGTTCCGGCTCGCGCCCGTGGGCATCGTCACGCATACCGGCGGTTCGCTTAAGTATCAGCCCCCGGCGCTCGCTGGCGACGAAGTGCTCGTGATGGACTGCCATTCGCATGGCAGGCATCCGGCGTACTTCTCGTCGACCGACAACGACGATGACCGGCATGACGTGAAGATGGCGCTTGTCATTGGCAACTGTGACCGTGCAACCCCGAGTATCGCCGTGCGCCTGTGCGCCAAGGGCATCTTCGAGGAAACGGAGCGCGCGCCGGCGTCGTGGTATCAGGCTGCACGTGTATCGGAGGCCGTATGA
- a CDS encoding PRTRC system ThiF family protein, whose product MTDAISHEIPAHMIQRPWKVLAVGAGGTGSAVLPALARLHHAMIELGHPGGIECTVYDDDTVSPTNVGRQGFYPNDVGSFKAPLVVNRLNLLMGTNWRAVTQRLNGRTALFDVDVVIGCVDTRAARKAILDTVGETHAYYLDCGNDTDRGQVVLGQTMPKSRRKTSRERLPHVGDLFPDLIDPSKDADDDTPSCSMADALRKQSLVINSAIAVQAFNLLWTLFRTGSLKYSGVFVNLTTGRTNPIPIDPAVWARFGYEAPRPKEKKARKSRKSAAAH is encoded by the coding sequence ATGACGGACGCGATCAGCCATGAAATCCCGGCGCACATGATCCAGCGCCCCTGGAAAGTGCTTGCCGTTGGCGCGGGCGGGACGGGCAGTGCTGTCCTGCCTGCTCTCGCACGCCTGCACCACGCGATGATCGAACTGGGGCACCCCGGGGGGATCGAGTGCACGGTGTACGACGACGACACAGTGAGCCCCACCAACGTTGGACGGCAGGGGTTCTATCCGAACGACGTGGGCAGCTTCAAGGCCCCGCTGGTCGTCAACCGGCTGAACCTGCTGATGGGTACCAACTGGCGTGCGGTCACGCAGCGCCTGAATGGCCGCACGGCACTGTTCGATGTTGATGTCGTGATTGGTTGCGTTGATACGCGTGCCGCCCGAAAGGCGATTCTCGACACCGTCGGGGAGACCCACGCGTATTACCTCGACTGCGGCAATGACACGGACCGCGGGCAGGTGGTGCTTGGACAGACGATGCCAAAAAGCCGAAGGAAGACCAGTCGGGAGCGCTTGCCGCATGTGGGCGACCTGTTCCCGGACCTGATCGACCCCTCGAAAGACGCGGACGACGATACGCCGTCCTGCTCGATGGCTGACGCGCTGCGAAAGCAGTCGCTGGTCATCAATTCCGCGATCGCGGTGCAGGCGTTCAATCTTTTGTGGACGCTGTTTCGCACCGGGTCGCTCAAGTATTCGGGGGTGTTCGTGAACCTGACAACAGGGCGCACGAACCCGATCCCGATTGACCCTGCTGTGTGGGCGCGCTTCGGGTATGAAGCGCCCAGGCCGAAGGAAAAGAAGGCTCGAAAGAGCCGGAAATCCGCAGCAGCACACTGA
- a CDS encoding outer membrane lipoprotein, producing the protein MFKIIVSLVLASMLSACAGVDFGSPNTYQRGDVRHAGTMEEATVVRTRVITIEAGSDNSGLTSLISAGVGAFLGSRTIGNGTGRYIAGALTGAASGIVSQKVSQVLSHHAGLEIIVRTNAGRTLVVTQPDDQQFAPGDHVLLVSSNSGLRVTH; encoded by the coding sequence ATGTTCAAGATCATCGTCAGTCTCGTTCTCGCATCCATGCTATCGGCTTGCGCCGGTGTCGATTTCGGTTCGCCGAACACGTATCAGCGCGGCGACGTGCGGCACGCGGGCACGATGGAAGAAGCGACCGTTGTTCGCACTCGCGTGATCACGATTGAAGCCGGCTCGGACAATTCCGGGCTGACTTCGCTGATCAGCGCGGGCGTCGGCGCGTTCCTCGGTAGCCGGACGATCGGCAACGGTACCGGCCGCTACATCGCGGGTGCGTTGACCGGTGCTGCGTCGGGCATCGTTTCGCAGAAGGTCTCGCAGGTCCTGTCGCATCACGCCGGCCTCGAAATCATCGTGCGTACCAACGCTGGACGCACGCTCGTCGTCACTCAACCGGACGATCAGCAGTTCGCACCGGGCGACCACGTCCTTCTCGTTTCCTCCAACTCGGGTCTGCGCGTCACGCACTGA
- a CDS encoding DUF3717 domain-containing protein yields the protein MSDDDVLVLCVEARCLADLYGAMIFTRETSVPRETLTQAQVAALTGAHA from the coding sequence GTGTCCGATGATGACGTGCTGGTGCTGTGCGTCGAGGCACGTTGCCTTGCCGATCTCTACGGCGCGATGATTTTCACGCGCGAGACGTCGGTCCCACGCGAAACCCTTACGCAGGCGCAAGTGGCGGCATTGACCGGCGCGCACGCGTAA